In Sander vitreus isolate 19-12246 chromosome 12, sanVit1, whole genome shotgun sequence, the following proteins share a genomic window:
- the asph gene encoding aspartyl/asparaginyl beta-hydroxylase produces the protein MKRKLCCCSSIPETSPTRDVGLKLREALKQQLAIIHERVEAKKLAKLALAEVRQLLAKEEEDKELELGRKEIMARVKERVATRLQEEEEKIEKEEMEKALEKLRKEEAKQLDEKKEEREESKEEKEGEMKSKKGMEKEEKSEKKVDGMGKKAQEEDKGRGKESAKGKKRNKAEKSDRGRK, from the coding sequence ATGAAACGCAAACTGTGTTGTTGCTCATCCATCCCAGAAACCTCTCCAACCAGAGATGTGGGCTTGAAGCTCCGGGAGGCTCTAAAGCAGCAGCTGGCCATCATCCACGAACGTGTGGAGGCCAAGAAGCTGGCCAAGCTAGCTCTGGCTGAGGTCAGACAGCTCCTGgccaaagaggaggaggacaaggAGCTGGAGCTAGGGAGGAAGGAAATAATGGCCAGAGTGAAGGAAAGAGTGGCCACCAGGCtgcaagaggaagaggagaagatagAAAAAGAAGAGATGGAAAAGGCTCTGGAAAAACTAAGGAAGGAAGAAGCAAAACAACTGGATgagaaaaaggaagagagagaggagagcaagGAGGAGAAAGAAGGGGAGATGAAATCTAAGAAAGGaatggagaaagaggagaagtcAGAGAAAAAGGTGGATGGAATGGGAAAGAAGGCACAGGAGGAAGACaaggggagagggaaagagtCTGCCAAAGGAAAAAAGCGAAACAAAGCTGAGAAATCTGACAGAGGCAGGAAATGA
- the LOC144526364 gene encoding dynein axonemal intermediate chain 4-like: MSTSVAKEERKKRRTLVLRPSSRTISISVSGTHGVNQSTRDTNSVVGSPSRKSFSLGGGSKVLEKSAIQTQRQAVRVFDDEGNDVTPQPLHHADPAAAQAKASRLFLDEISAGSASDQITATGSFAMPFSRSILGSSRISSQSTIESMNEEIEDTFSKRDMPVNFPDVQGKRDTVKEQVTEDMLKEVIDLYISETDSISLLDIPSTFVSVDADDAEPIMERNNQYAEACRSRMDNDKYVDQSVQTLNGATKNKQVQSDSIVMVDKATTVTSWDVYDSLISPEQDEKLCSPELGRAQCSEAAVDSGRGAERSVSVGSTASTASAASSLKEVEALGNSLNAESDLQLIMLSEKFQHCLLVMERSILGNIFQPQLAAYRQLPVIEDPDSPVKPGMGEQREEDAESPRSPAVERLWAFSCELSRGSSVSSMAWNKKNPDLLAVGYGEFGSSNQKPGLVCCWSLKNPTWPERVIRCDSAVTSLDFSSNNPSQLAVGMQDGSIAIYNVKSRDNKACFISSSGCPNRHLDPVWQLSWTQQELSLTGEEKVESLFSVAADGRISKWCVSNNGLDGIDLMKLKKSHNTKKKAGGTTTGKKTESVLSALTPGLCFDFHPTDASVYLVGTWEGLIHKCSCSNSQQFLETFRKHFCPVNRVTWSPLSPDVFLSCSADWTIQLWKQDHHKPVLGFTSTQRTVCDIKWSPKWATVFGAVNEGQLEIWDLNSSVLDPVIVQPAAAGVKMISLLFAPQTDCVLVGDSDGQVTVYQLRNLCVGDSSQVDVLEGIIRSAVPG; the protein is encoded by the exons ATGTCTACCTCTGTggcaaaagaagaaagaaagaagagacgtACTCTGGTTCTAAGGCC CTCTTCTCGAACAATAAGTATTTCGGTGTCAGGCACACATGGAGTCAACCAAAGTACAAGAGACACAAACAGCGTCGTCGGTTCCCCGAGCAGGAAAAGTTTCAGCCTGGGTGGTGGCAGCAAAGTTCTGGAGAAGAGCGCCATTCAAACTCAGAGACAAGCTGTTCGG GTGTTTGATGATGAAGGCAATGACGTCACTCCTCAGCCGCTGCACCATGCAGATCCAGCAGCTGCGCAGGCCAAAGCCAGCAGGTTGTTTCTGGATGAAATCTCCGCTGGATCCGCATCAGATCAGATAACAGCCACCGGGAGCTTTGCTATGCCTTTCTCCAG GTCAATATTAGGAAGCAGCAGAATATCCAGCCAGTCTACCATAGAGTCGATGAATGAGGAGATTGAGGATACATTTTCCAAACGGGACATGCCCGTCAACTTCCCAG ATGTGCAGGGGAAAAGAGACACTGTGAAAGAACAAGTGACAGAAGACATGTTGAAAGAGGTCATAGATCTCTACATCTCTGAGACAGACAGCATTTCACTGCTGGACATACCCAGCACCTTTGTGTCAGTGGACGCTGATGACGCAGAACCTATCAT GGAGAGAAACAATCAGTATGCTGAGGCTTGCAGGAGCAGAATGGACAACGATAAGTATGTGGATCAATCAGTGCAGACGCTGAATGGAGCAACTAAAAACAAACAGGTCCAGAGCGACAGCATTGTCATGGTGGACAAAG CCACAACTGTTACCAGCTGGGATGTGTATGACAGTTTGATCAGCCCTGAGCAGGATGAAAAGCTGTGCAGCCCTGAACTGGGGAGGGCTCAGTGTTCCGAGGCTGCTGTGGACAGTGGCAGAGGTGCAGAGAGGAGCGTGTCAGTGGGCAGCACAGCCAGTACAG CCAGTGCTGCCAGCTCATTGAAAGAAGTGGAGGCGCTTGGGAACAGTTTAAATGCTGAGTCAGACTTGCAGCTGATCATGCTGTCAGAGAAATTCCAACACTGCTTACTAGTGATGGAGAGGAGCATTCTGGGAAACATTTTCCAACCCCAGCTGGCTGCTTACAGACAGCTACCCGTAATAGAAG acCCAGACAGTCCGGTGAAGCCTGGGATGggggagcagagggaggaggatgCAGAGAGCCCCAGATCTCCGGCCGTGGAGCGTCTCTGGGCTTTCAGCTGTGAGCTCAGCCGAGGGAGCAGCGTCAGCAGCATGGCCTGGAACAAGAAGAACCCG GACCTTCTGGCTGTGGGCTATGGTGAGTTTGGCTCCAGTAACCAGAAACCAGGCCTGGTGTGCTGCTGGTCTCTCAAAAATCCCACG TGGCCGGAGCGTGTCATCCGCTGTGACAGCGCTGTGACTTCCCTGGATTTCTCATCCAATAACCCCAGTCAGCTGGCTGTGGGCATGCAAGATGGCAGCATCGCTATCTACAACGTGAAGAGTCGAGACAACAAGGCCTGTTTCATCAGCAGCAG TGGATGTCCCAACAGGCACTTGGATCCAGTGTGGCAGCTTAGTTGGACCCAACAGGAGTTGAGTCTGACAGGAGAAGAGAAGGTGGAATCTCTGTTTTCTGTGGCTGCAGATGGCAGGATCAGCAAGTGGTGTGTCAGCAACAATGGCCTTGACGGCATAG accTGATGAAGCTGAAGAAGAGTCACAACACAAAGAAGAAGGCCGGAGGGACCACCACAGGGAAGAAGACAGAAAGTGTTCTGTCAGCACTGACTCCTGGTCTGTGCTTTGACTTCCATCCAACA GATGCCAGTGTCTACTTGGTTGGCACATGGGAAGGTCTCATCCACAAATGCTCCTGTTCCAACAGTCAGCAGTTTCTGGAGACGTTCAGGAAGCACTTT TGTCCTGTGAACCGCGTCACATGGAGTCCACTCAGTCCAGATGTGTTCCTGAGCTGCTCGGCTGACTGGACCATCCAGCTGTGGAAGCAGGACCACCATAAGCCCGTGTTAGGCTTCACCTCCACCCAGAGAACGGTGTGCGACATCAAGTGGTCCCCAAAGTGGGCGACAGTATTCGGAGCCGTTAATGAGGGACAGCTGGAGATCTGGGACCTGAATTCAAGCGT CTTGGACCCAGTCATTGTGCAGCCTGCTGCCGCTGGTGTGAAGATGATCTCCCTGCTGTTTGCCCCTCAGACAGACTGTGTCCTGGTCGGAGACAGCGATGGACAGGTGACCGTTTACCAGCTCAGGAACCTCTGTGTGGGAGACAGCAGCCAG GTGGATGTTCTGGAGGGCATCATCCGCTCTGCGGTTCCTGGATAG